The following proteins come from a genomic window of Anopheles ziemanni chromosome 3, idAnoZiCoDA_A2_x.2, whole genome shotgun sequence:
- the LOC131286648 gene encoding large subunit GTPase 1 homolog, with the protein MGKKKANQLGRSLIKDRFGHGNRKTVDNGSMLHTTEVQDGYDWGRLNLQSVTEESSFQEFLRTAELAGTEFQAEKLNITYVNPKSKVGLLTTNERVEIVKKQVGKKDLLKIPRRPKWTRETTAEELLMAENASFLDWRRGLVALQEQDGMLMTPYEKNLDFWRQLWRVVERSDIVVQIVDARNPLLFRTEDLEKYVKEVDENKMNMILLNKSDFLTEDQRKHWAHYFDEQGIRIAFYSAVLAAEEAKREAEKAQSDDEGLDEEERLVKERLDNLKLSVDKAEKTLEKLEEKIEDFANDEKKEGTKNSWKLLTNAELIALFKSLHHAERVTKDVVTVGLVGYPNVGKSSTINAVFLEKKVSVSATPGKTKHFQTLFVDSELMFCDCPGLVMPSFCTTKADMILSGILPIDQMRDHVPPVNLLCTLIPRHVLEDTYGIIITKPLEGEDPNRPPYSEELLLAFAYNRGFMTANGQPDQSRGSRYVLKDYVNGKLLYCHAPPGVEQEEFHRFQARQKDEVDVKLLPPRQQRAIKMNIKKTGTDIDEQFFKERTHGGQVKGRSDFPNVRPIGAQISGGPGASADGVIIAGKPWKHQKREKRDKLRRKYAYLDQH; encoded by the exons ATGGGCAAGAAAAAGGCCAATCAGCTCGGTCGCTCGTTGATTAAGGACCGTTTCGGCCATGGCAATCGTAAAACGGTGGATAACGGAAGTATG CTTCACACGACCGAGGTTCAGGATGGGTACGATTGGGGTCGCTTAAATCTGCAATCCGTGACGGAGGAGTCGTCTTTTCAAGAGTTTCTACGTACGGCCGAGCTGGCTGGCACTGAGTTTCAGGCAGAGAAGCTCAATATTACCTACGTGAACCCAAAGTCCAAGGTAGGTCTGCTGACCACGAATGAGCGTGTGGAAATCGTCAAGAAGCAGGTGGGCAAAAAGGATCTGTTGAAAATACCTCGCCGACCAAAATGGACCAGAGAGACGACGGCCGAAGAGCTTTTGATGGCTGAGAATGCATCCTTTCTCGACTGGCGCCGGGGTCTGGTGGCGCTGCAGGAGCAGGACGGTATGCTGATGACGCCGTACGAGAAGAACCTGGACTTCTGGCGTCAGCTGTGGCGAGTGGTGGAACGGAGCGATATTGTGGTACAAATTGTGGACGCACGCAACCCACTGCTGTTCCGGACGGAGGACTTGGAGAAGTACGTCAAAGAAGTGGATGAAAATAAGATGAACATGATTCTTCTCAACAAGTCCGATTTCCTCACCGAGGACCAGCGGAAACACTGGGCGCACTATTTCGACGAACAGGGCATTCGGATAGCGTTCTACTCGGCCGTACTGGCAGCTGAGGAAGCGAAACGGGAAGCTGAAAAGGCTCAAAGCGACGACGAAGGGCTGGACGAAGAAGAACGACTTGTAAAGGAACGGTTAGACAATCTAAAACTCTCCGTCGACAAGGCCGAAAAAACGCTGGAGAAGCTGGAGGAAAAGATTGAAGATTTTGCCAACGATGAAAAAAAGGAGGGCACCAAAAACAGTTGGAAGTTGCTCACGAACGCTGAACTCATTGCCCTATTTAAAAGTCTCCATCATGCCGAACGCGTTACGAAAGATGTCGTAACGGTTGGGCTGGTCGGGTATCCGAACGTGGGCAAAAGTAGTACCATTAACGCCGTTTTTCTAGAGAAAAAGGTATCCGTTTCCGCTACGCCCGGTAAAACCAAACACTTCCAGACACTGTTCGTCGACAGTGAGCTCATGTTCTGCGACTGTCCCGGGCTGGTGATGCCAAGCTTTTGCACCACCAAAGCGGACATGATCCTGAGCGGCATTCTACCGATCGATCAGATGCGGGACCACGTGCCGCCAGTGAATCTGCTCTGCACGCTTATTCCACGACACGTGCTCGAAGACACTTACGGCATAATTATCACGAAGCCTTTGGAAGGCGAGGATCCTAATCGTCCGCCGTACTCCGAAGAACTGTTGCTAGCGTTTGCGTACAATCGTGGCTTTATGACAGCCAACGGGCAACCGGACCAGTCCCGCGGATCACGCTACGTTCTTAAGGATTATGTCAACGGAAAATTGTTATATTGTCATGCCCCGCCCGGGGTGGAGCAGGAGGAGTTCCATCGTTTCCAGGCTCGACAAAAGGATGAAGTGGACGTCAAACTGCTCCCACCAAGGCAGCAGCGGGCAATTAAG atgaacatcaagaaaacagGCACGGACATCGACGAACAGTTTTTCAAGGAGCGAACGCACGGAGGTCAAGTGAAGGGGCGCAGTGATTTTCCCAACGTCCGGCCAATTGGTGCACAAATTTCAGGTGGACCTGGGGCCTCTGCTGACGGCGTCATCATAGCCGGAAAACCGTGGAAGCATCAGAAACGAGAAAAGCGAGATAAACTTCGTCGAAAGTATGCCTATTTGGATCAGCATTAA